Below is a genomic region from Lemur catta isolate mLemCat1 chromosome 15, mLemCat1.pri, whole genome shotgun sequence.
CGACTCCGCGAGAAACTTTTCTCCGGCTATGATAGCTCCGTACGGCCGGCGCGGGAGATGGGAGACCGCGTCGTGGTCAGCATTGGTCTCAGCTTGGCGCAACTCATCAGCCTGGTGAGGGCGCACGCGGGGGATTTGGTCAGGCCGGCCCACAGGCTGGGGGGCGTGGCTTTAGGCAAGGTGGGACAAACGGACAGACTGGGGGCGGAGCTAAACTGAAAGATGGCCGAGACTTTAGCGAAGATTAGGTGGAAATCGGACCAATGGACAAACTGTGGGCGTGGCTGCTGGGCAGGAGTGGAACAGAGTCGGGTAGGGTGAGAAATAGGCCTGCAGGTGGATCTAGAAGTGGAGCTGGAGCCGAAGGCTGACGGACTGGCGGTGGGTGGGGGTGTGGACCTTGAGGCGGGGCCACATACGGGGCGGAGCTTGGTGCACAACAGCGTCTCTGAACAGCAGTGGGCGGAGATGCCGGGCTGCGTGGGTTACGAGCTGTGGGCGGGGCCGGGCAGAGCTAGGCGGGGGCTGGACGGGGCGGAGCTGCTAGATAGGCCGGGAGTGTGGACAGCTGGAAGAGTGTTTCCGAGAGAGAGGCGGGGCTTAAACTAACGCAGCTTCTAGGAAGTGGGCCCTGGACTCAAGAGGGTGGGGATCAGAAAAGGGGGGCGGAGTTTCCAGGGAGAGGTTGGTCTGCTGAGCCCCCTCTTTTCTCTCCACCCTACTGCACCTCTACACCTAAATTTTTCCCATCTAGAACGAGAAGGATGAAGAGATGAGCACAAAGGTGTACTTAGACTTGGTAAGGAGGTCCCGAGCTGTGGGGAAGGGTGTCTCACTGCCTTTAACAATTTCCTCGAATGTCTGGCCCAGTAAGATTATTTTTTACATCACAACCtcagaaaacacatttatttatttatttatttatttatttatttatttatttatttatttatttatttttgagacagagtctcactctgttgcccgggctagagtgccgtggcgtcagactagctcacagcaacctcacactcctgggctcaagcgatccttctgcctcagcctcccgagtagctgggactaccggcatacgccaccatgcccggctaattttttctagatatatttttagttgtctagctaatttctttctatttttttttagtagagatggggtctcactcttgctcaggctggtctccaactcctgagctcagaggatccgcccgcctcgtcctcccagagtgctaggattacaggcgtgacccaccgcgcccggcctagaaaacacatttattacTGAAACAGAAGCTTGAAATACTGATACCTATCTTCACTACGAAAGTTGTGCCGCATGcatttttcattctaaatttttttcaacaCTGTTTTGGGGCCACTAATTTGATCCCCCATCCACTAAAGGGTCACGAGCTgtagtttgaaaaccactgttttaGAGGCTAGCTAGTGCAGCCTCCTCATTTTTACAGAGTAAAAAATTGGGGCCCagtggtggggggaagggaaatTAGCCGCTGTGGATCACAGTGAGTGAAGGCGGAGCCAGCCAGAACCCCGACCCCTTGCCAGCGGGCTCCCCTCCCTTGCACTCCCTTCCTGAGCTTCCTTCGGATATCCCAAGtcccctcctggcctccagccccGACAGCCCCTCAGCCTCTGCTTCTCTAGGAGTGGACTGACTACAGACTGAGTTGGGACCCTGCAGAGTACGACGGCATCGATTTGCTCCGCATCGCGGCAGAGTCTGTATGGCTACCTGACGTGGTGCTGCTGAACAAGTAAAATCTTACCAGGCCTGGGAGGTGGGGCGGGGCCTCCGGGGGGCGGGTCCCGATCCCACCTGAGAGGATCCCTTCCCTGCAGCAATGACGGAAATTTTGATATCGCCCTGTACATTAACGTCGTGGTATACTCCGACGGGTCCGTTCGCTGGCAACCCCCGGGCATCTATCGCAGCAGCTGCAGCATCCAGGTTTCTGAGCTCCGCATGGGAAGCTGAAGGACCTCTTAGAAACCCTCCCTCTCCTTAGACAGCATGACTCCCCAGCTTCTCCCATCCTTCCTCCATTATCCCCCATGACTCTCATCTCTCATTTGCCCTCCTGATTTTCCGTTGTGTCATCTTCTCTGTACACTTTCTTTGATTCCCAGTCTTCCTCAGTGATGCCCCTCTATTTTCCCAATGGCCTCCCATAATAACCTTCCAATTCCTCTGTGACACCACTTCCCTGTGACCTCCCCTGTTGATCCCTATCTCCCTGGTGCCCCATATCCTGTGACCTCCCCCAATGACCTCTCAAACTCCACCAGCCCTGGCCAGTTCTCTGATATCTCTAGTAATTCCCCCCTCCATCCAGGTCACCTACTTCCCCTTTGACTGGCAGAACTGCACTATGGTGTTCAGTTCCTACAGCTATGACAGCTCTGAGGTCAGCCTGCAGACAGGCCTAGGTCCTGATGGGCAAGAACAGCAGGAAATTCACATTCATGAAGGGACTTTCATTGGTGAGTAGGCTTGGCTCCCACATCCATGGGCTCTATGACTTCCAGTTTCTAACATGCTGATAAATATATTCTGTCAGCAATGCCCAATACAACCCTGTGAGGTCAGCAAGATGGGTATGAcgatctatattttataaatatggaaatggAGACTTGTCCAACTTTATTAGATATGGGCTGCCCAGCCCAGTGTCCTCAGCTGGTCCCTTATCACATCAGCCCCACACCCCAGGTCCAGGATGTGGCAGAGCAAGCCATACCTGGCACTAACCAGGACAGCTCCTACATCTGTGTCCCCTTCTGCTCACTCTACCCCCAGAGAATGGCCAATGGGAGATTATCCACAAGCCCTCTCGGCTTATCCAGCCCCGAGGGGATTctaggggaggaagggaaggacagCATCAGGAAGTCACCTTCTACCTCATCATCCGCCGGAAGCCTCTCTTCTACCTGGTCAACGTCATTGCCCCATGCATCCTCATCACTCTCCTGGCCATCTTTGTCTTCTACCTGCCGCCAGATGCAGGTAAGGGGGAAAGGGCCCCTGCCTTTTTTTATCATTagttcagtttcttcctctttatcCTTAATCCAGGAAGGGTTTTTCTGCCAACTGAAACCATCATGGCTTGGGCTTCAACAATCCCACCCAAGTTTTCTCTCCCACCAAGTGGACTCAACCTCAGGCTCTGCCTCTCTTTGGCTGCTGGGTTTCCTCTATCCAGTGAAATCTGAACTCTTTCCCTTTAGAGTCCTAGCCACTTATCCACAGAATTTCTACTCATCTGAACAACAAACTTCCAGGGTTAGACAACTGtccccttccttttcctcattcctAACATGTTCCACCCACTTTTCAGACACCCACTAGTCTTTCAACCTTCTACCTCCCTGGGAAATACAATAATGGCCAAAATTTCTCTAAGAGGCAGTATGATGTATTAATAGGGTACCCTTGGACAAATTCCTTAATCTCTATGAGTCTCAGTTTCTTGACATGGAATTGGGATCAATCATTGTCCGTATTGCACAGTATTATTTTGAGGATTCACTAGGTTAATAGAACCATGTGCCTGCTACTCAGTAAGTTCTATGTAAGCATTGGATTTTGGGCtgcttttgtttctgctttttctatttttgagcacttactataaaGTAATTCAATTACCatattacatgtattaactcaatTCCAATCTTTACAACAAACCTGTGAGGTTAAGTACTGAattgtcatttccattttacagaaggtgATAAAGAGGCTGAAAGAGTTTAAGTCATTTGCCTGGCATTACACAGTTAGAAAGAATCAGTGTCATTATTGCAACCCTGGTCAGTGCCAGTCTGATTCAGAGACCTGATATCCTTAACTCTGGTATTCAAAATGAGCTTTCCTCCTCTACAGCACCAAGTCCTCTGTTTAGAGAAGGAGAGTGCTACAGTTCTAGAACATACTTCTGCCTAGAGCAGGACAAATCTTAGAACCCAACATTATAGGAATACAGTAGAATAGaccataaaatgtatttatttgaataCCTTCCATAAAGTTTGTAATGCCTGTTGTATGCCACAGGAATAATCAGCCACCTGGCATATCCTTGCGTACTTTGTCTCATTTTTAGATCCTTCAAATTGCTATATAGTTCCTGAGAAAGCTACCAATGTCCATTCATTCATACAACAACATTTGTTGAGTATCTataatgtgctaggcactgggaatacatcagtgaataaaagtgggaaaaatctcTGACCtcatgaaatttatattctaatgGAGGTGTTCCCTGGTGATCAGGTATATGAAAACCTACCCCCAAAGGCCAAGGGAGCtgagaggctgaagaaagagTCTGACAAATTCAGTTTctctgaaagaaacatttcatAGGGACTTATGAATAGAAGTCATATCTCAGGCAGACTCAAGATGGTGGATCACAGCACTGTTACCTCTCAGACCCAGGGGTTTATATACCACAGGGAAGAAATGTATACGACAGGTGAAGTGGACCCCTGAGGGAAAGGCAGAAATTtgcctaagggcaggatttatggTAAGATAAGTATGTGATTTGGACCAGGGTGGTGATGGTAGATGTGATAAGTCATCTGTTTCAGGGTAtatttgaaggtagagccaataGGGTTTGCTATGGATTGGATatggtgggtgggaggagaaagaagagagagagaggagttgaGAATGACTCAAAAGAGTTTGGTCTGAGCCATAGGAAAAAAGGAGTTATCACTTATGAGATAGGGAAGTCCAGGGAAGAAGCAGCTTTGGTGGTAAGAGAATAAGAGAATTaggttttggacatgttaagtttaaaatgtttactggACATCCAAGTGGAGAGGCTGAGCAGACAGGTGGatatgagtctggagttcaggggagaggTCCAGGCTGGAGGTACAAATGTGGGAGTAATTTGCATGCAGATGGCCCTTCCAAAAGCCTGTCTTTGAGTGGTCACTGATTATGCCATAGAGACTTCCCTCTGACAAAAACTAATCCTtctgccttcccctctgccctccaaGGAGAGAAGATGGGGCTCTCAATCTTTGCCCTGCTGACCCTTACTgtgttcctgctgctgctggcagACAAAGTGCCTGAGACTTCCCTGGCGGTCCCCATTATTATCAAATACCTTATGTTTACCATGGTCCTCGTCACCTTCTCCGTCATCCTCAGTGTTGTGGTTCTCAACCTGCACCACCGCTCACCTCACACCCACCAAATGCCCTTTTGGGTCCGTCTGGTAAGAGAGATCTCCTCCTCCAGCTTGTGTTAACTCCCAATCCTAGTACCTAGCTTTTTGTCCAGACAtcactcctccctcccaccaaCCCCAACTTCACTTTTACAGGCCTTAGGGAGAACTATAGCTACCTAACCTGATAGAGTATCAAAGTGCCAAAACCTGTTGGGTATTGAAACACTGCACAATTAATTTTGTCCTCCCACCATTATCGTTTCATAGATCCCATACTCTATTCAACAATACTGCCTATCTTGGGTCCCAGGTAAACATTCTCAGAATTAGATACTATCAAGGCAGAAGCCCTTGGAACCTCTCTTTCCAGTTAGGATGCCTCCCAACCCACTAAAGAGCTCTTAAGACTGTATAGATGCATTTCCTTGTTCGTGTTGCTCTGTGGAACCACGTGCACGCACTGCACGGGAATGGGCATGTGGAGTGGGGGTGGTTGGCTGCTTCCCTTCTGGTCTGAAAGCATGAGAGCGCCCTCCAATACGCCTCTTCTTCTACTCTGCAGATCTTCATTCACAAGCTCCCTCTGTACCTGGGTCTGAAGAGGCCCAAACCTGAGAAAGATCAGATGCCAGAGCCCCCTCACTCTTCCTCTCCGGGAAGTGGCTGGGGCCGGGGAACAGATGAATATTTCATCCGGAAGCCGCCGAGTGATTTTCTCTTCCCCAAACCCAACAGGTAGGACCTACATCCATCACTCACACAGAAGGGAGAGAACTCTGGTTCGCATTAGACTGCGGAAGCGGGCGGCCGTGCTCCCGGAAGATGCTGTGCTGCGCATCATGGGAGTTGTAGTATCTCTTGCTGCTCACTTTGTGGGAGGGTGGACACTAAAGCTTCAGACGGGTGGAAGAAGTTGCAGAAGGCTGGAGAGGTCACTGCTGTCGGGAAGAACCTGAAGGGCCTTCTCAGGTTTTGAGAACTAGCAGGTTGTTGGGGAGGCAGTTGGAACGGGGCCTCGATCGCCGGCGCTGGCTGTTTGTCTTTGCGCCCGGGGCGTGGCCAAACAGTCACGCCTCTTCCAGGTTTCAGCCTGAACTGTCTGCCCCGGACCTGCGGCGATTTGTCGATGGTCCACCCCGGGCCGTGGGCCTGCCTCCTGAGCTGCGGGAGGTCGTTTCCTCTATTAGCTACATCGCTCGACAGCTGCAGGAACAGGAGGACCACGACGCGGTAAGTCCAATGAGGGTGGAGCAGGGCGCGGCCTTGGCGGCCTTGGCCCCACCCTCAAGTTACGCCCcagcattattttcatttctgattggaCGTTTGCCTCACTTTGTCCCGCCCCCTACTTTCAGACTGGTTCTTTACTCCCATCCATCACCGGCAGTCACGTTTTTCTTGTTGCGCAGCCGGCTCTTGCCTCAAACCTGTGGTTGGAGAGCCCAGGCAGGGCGTGGAGGCGTAGGGGTGGGCTTCCCTGGGGGGGTGGGCTTCCCTGGGGGGGTGGGCCTGGAGCTCAGGAAGTGGAAGTTTTCTCTGCCAACCCTCCAGCTGAAGGAGGACTGGCAGTTTGTGGCCATGGTAGTAGACCGCCTCTTCTTGTGGACCTTCATCATCTTCACGAGCGTCGGGACCCTGGTCATCTTCCTGGATGCCACGTACCACTTGCCCCCTCCCGACCCCTTTCCTTGAGGTCTCGAGGGCAGAGACCTGGTCCTGGAGCAGTTGAACTGAGAGTTTGGCAGTACCGTCAAGCCctgtccttctctgcctcttaACTCCTTCACTAGGAATCCAGCCCTCTTATTTTGTTTCTGGGCAGGAAGCTGACGTGGGATTGAGGGCTGGGGTGACGGGTGCCTTGAACCCACCTAAAATGCACTATCAGCTTATTTTTTCCTTGGGTTCCTGAAGAATCTTCTTTGGGTATCAACATCTAGGTCcccaatgaaatagaaaaaagaataagaactaGATTGTGAGCACTATGAAGGTAGGAAATGTGTCTTGTTCACTATATATTCCCAGCACCTTGCACAGGTCCTGACCTATAGTAAGTgcttaacatttgttgaataaatagggaaaaaattTCTAGGAGGAAATACACCAATTAATAGTGCTTTTGTTTGCATGTTGGGATTAGTGgtcatttttacttttacatttctttgattatattttgtAACGAGTACTATCTTTAGGATGAAAAAAGGTTATTTCTAAAAGCATGTGTTtgtaatgagaaaagaaaaaaagcactttGAAGACCTCCATTCAAGTTGTAGCTTTGGTGCTCAAATAAGTCACTAAACTGCTCtgtagtttccacatctgtaaaatgaaactaataataGTATATGCTTCATGATGTTGTCCGAAGATCACATGAGAAGATGGGAACAAAAGTACTATACAGTATATATCAGAGGTTGCAACTGTGTTTTGTTTGGCCCATGTTGTTGGCCTCCACggttttaaattgaattatttggctactcgtttttttttttttttttttttttttgagacagggtctcactctgtcacccaggctagagtgcagtggcatcatcatagctcactgcaacctcaaactcctgggctcaagtgagcctcctgtctcagcctcctacaggtgtgcgccaccacacccagctaatttttctgttttttggagaAACAGGGTCTCAGCTCTTGCGCAGGTTGGTTTtagaactactgacctcaagcaatccttccaccttggcctcccaaagtgctaggattataggcatgagccaccatgcccagctatttggctacttttaaaatttggatatttcacagagaaatttggatttctggcttctcttgaaaaaaatttgaaaaaccatAGTACCACTAGGCCCGATTCCCCTGTTGGCAGCAATGTGTTAGAGCTGATTAGGGGCTGCCCACTCAGGTCAAGTGATTTGTGCCAGAATTCCTCAAAGCCCCTGCCCACCTGACTGACTTCACCCATTTTACCTGCCCATCCTCCCATAACTGAATGTATGTATCTGTATCTCTCCATGTATATGTATCTAGAAAAGATATAGGGGAAGGGAGGATGGACAAAGAGTCAAAGCCAATGGGTAGGCTGGGAATGTGAAAAAGAAAGGTTGTGTCTTAAGGCCATCACacattttgtgcctcagtttcctttcagTTTGGAAAATAGGTTAGACCTGGTTTAAGGTAGGGCCGACCATTCTGGACATGGAGATCATGCGCCCAGCAGTTGTGTACATCAGGGTATGTGAACTTGTCTGTTAATGTTTCTGCCTGGAGGTTGGAAGTAAGTTGGCTTGAGCCTAGTGGCTACAGCAATTACAGCAAAGTACCTAGAGTCAACAAGCCCTCACACCTAAATTGCTGGAAGTTGTTACCTAAGAGGGAGCATAGGGCTACAACTCCCAGGGATCCCTGTGGGACAAGGTTAGCATGTCCTTTTTCCCCAGACCCACCAGCCACGCAAATAATTGCACCTAGCATCCCACTGTGGAGCAGTTTGTTTGTCTTGTTGGTTTATTGGCCTAGAGAgttggacacacacacaaatgcggAGATAAATATTGGTCAGTTTCTCTAAATCTGGGTCCTCACTACGTATAGAGCTAGAGTCTGTAGAATTCTAAATCTTGCGTGCTGTGGCACAGAACCAGTGGCCTTCCCACTCTGCCGTCACCCTTCTTCCCAGGGAACATGGGGAAAGACGGCACAAACTGACAAGACTTGATCATTTTCAAAAGACGAAACTGCAAAATCCCATATTTCCAACATGTGAAACTCACAATATTCAAATTCCCCAGctcaaatacatatattttaatctcCACTTAGCCACTATCTCATTTGTTGCCCAGAACCACCAAATTCTGGAAACTATTTTCcttaatcatatttaaaaaaaaaataaatgtctacaaTCTCAATTCTCCCAAAGTGTCCATAGTTTTGGAATTTTGACctattctgaaattcaaattccccAATCCATCCTCAGCCCCTTCCATTGTCCCATGCCTGTTTGCCTCAGAGGAGTACAGGTTAAGGATATAGGGGCACTGTCATCACATCTGCCCCCTGCCTCTAGGCCTTCCTCAGTCTCTCTTGTGGTTCCgctgtatatatagatatatataatttgtgtgtagatatatatgtattctttattatgtattttttcgCAGTTTTTCTAAAGTGCCAGAAACAAGATTTGTGAgaatttttagtgatttttttttttttttttttttgcatttttccctgTTTGAAACTTTTTGCCCCCTTAAAAATTGGAACTTGGTACATTCAGTAGGAAATTCTTCACTCAGGCTGTGGCCAAGACCAAGAAAAGTGCAAAGAGACAGAGGAATGAAGGAGTGTCTCCTCCATGGTTAACATTCAGGGAGCCTGTCAAAAACTTCCCCTTTCCTGTAGactgggaggggaagagggggcaGGAGGATGCTCCTGGCCCTTCTCTAAACTCACCTCCCTCCAGAAGCCATGATCTTGCCCTCCCAGCAACTGCTGCAAGGGCAGCCATCTTGGCCCCAAAAAACAGTAGCTGGGGAAAGGCTGCCATTTTGATGACAGCaacttttcccctttttaaacTGCACTCCTCTAATTCCCATTTGTCAAATTTGCTCCCCCAAACAGGCTCTCCCTTGTGAGCtgtttttttggtggggaggTGAGTGGGATGGGAAATGTTCATCCAATCACAGAACAGGGAGGCCCAGTTTTCAAAGAGAATTAGGAGCAAACATTTCTTCATCTCCCCCACTGGAAGGAAGTATAGGGACCCCTGACCAGGGTTAACTAGTGCAAATTAGGGATTAGGGACTATGGTCCCTGTACCCCATCCCTAGGCTGGGATCTTTGGGTGTGGGGAACTGAGTCAAAGGTGGGGTATAAGGTGCTATTCTGGAGGGAAAGTTGGTGGGGATACCCCAAAGCCCACCAGAAGAGTAGAATGGTTCCCCCAAAACCATCTGGAGTGATTGGTGAGGGAAGATGAGGGTAAAGGTAAGGATGGAAGGTCATGTGCAAATCTTGGGCTTACCCACCCATCCAACCCCCATCTTTTTTCTGGCTATTTGGTCTAGTCTGGGAGAAaccatcaggaaaaaaaacagggagaaagTAGATTCCCTTCTCCATCCCACATGGAGCTCTTCCCTCCTGGCCCCCAAATCTGGTTTAGCCCAGAAGAGGCCATAGGTAGAGGCAGGAAGAGGTGTGACCTATTCACCTCTTCTGCCTTGGAAGAATCTGGGGCTCACTGGATTTGGGGGTCAAGATAAGGCCAAGAtttccctgccctgggctgggaaaGTGCTCAGCCATGAACAGAGGGGTAGCCCTCCCCCCAACACCTCCTTGACCTGGACTGGGAGAGGCC
It encodes:
- the CHRNB1 gene encoding acetylcholine receptor subunit beta isoform X1, with protein sequence MTSGALLLLLLGALGTPLPTGVRGSEAEGRLREKLFSGYDSSVRPAREMGDRVVVSIGLSLAQLISLNEKDEEMSTKVYLDLEWTDYRLSWDPAEYDGIDLLRIAAESVWLPDVVLLNNNDGNFDIALYINVVVYSDGSVRWQPPGIYRSSCSIQVTYFPFDWQNCTMVFSSYSYDSSEVSLQTGLGPDGQEQQEIHIHEGTFIENGQWEIIHKPSRLIQPRGDSRGGREGQHQEVTFYLIIRRKPLFYLVNVIAPCILITLLAIFVFYLPPDAGEKMGLSIFALLTLTVFLLLLADKVPETSLAVPIIIKYLMFTMVLVTFSVILSVVVLNLHHRSPHTHQMPFWVRLIFIHKLPLYLGLKRPKPEKDQMPEPPHSSSPGSGWGRGTDEYFIRKPPSDFLFPKPNRFQPELSAPDLRRFVDGPPRAVGLPPELREVVSSISYIARQLQEQEDHDALKEDWQFVAMVVDRLFLWTFIIFTSVGTLVIFLDATYHLPPPDPFP
- the CHRNB1 gene encoding acetylcholine receptor subunit beta isoform X2, whose protein sequence is MAETLAKIRWKSDQWTNCGRGCWAGVEQSRNEKDEEMSTKVYLDLEWTDYRLSWDPAEYDGIDLLRIAAESVWLPDVVLLNNNDGNFDIALYINVVVYSDGSVRWQPPGIYRSSCSIQVTYFPFDWQNCTMVFSSYSYDSSEVSLQTGLGPDGQEQQEIHIHEGTFIENGQWEIIHKPSRLIQPRGDSRGGREGQHQEVTFYLIIRRKPLFYLVNVIAPCILITLLAIFVFYLPPDAGEKMGLSIFALLTLTVFLLLLADKVPETSLAVPIIIKYLMFTMVLVTFSVILSVVVLNLHHRSPHTHQMPFWVRLIFIHKLPLYLGLKRPKPEKDQMPEPPHSSSPGSGWGRGTDEYFIRKPPSDFLFPKPNRFQPELSAPDLRRFVDGPPRAVGLPPELREVVSSISYIARQLQEQEDHDALKEDWQFVAMVVDRLFLWTFIIFTSVGTLVIFLDATYHLPPPDPFP